One Spinacia oleracea cultivar Varoflay chromosome 4, BTI_SOV_V1, whole genome shotgun sequence DNA segment encodes these proteins:
- the LOC110779179 gene encoding pentatricopeptide repeat-containing protein At3g22670, mitochondrial, whose translation MLSTQKIAKRFVCFWPRGARHVYGAHQNINSHTQSIGPFFCTFSESPNADTLNVVESPELPNWVKFCEHENPSVVEADDDFVLPKISILADTQKLHADHGKHVKRMVGEIVDSDVNKLAEVLKRLFESPTAVGYALAEYNRIDLSESLVEKILLKFCNDWIPAFGFFKWAKGQTDFMPSENCYNLMVDILGKLKKFELMWELLEEMHKLGGLVSIVTMSKVIRRLCRARKCDDAVEAFKKFEHFGLIKDTSAMNILMDSLVKERDVERAQNIFLEYKDEIALNSRTFNILIHGWCKAKKYNEARKVMEEMEKHGCLPDVASYTCFVESYCQAKDFRKVDEILNEMQQKGCPPNTVTYTIVMLALGKAKEINESLEIYEKMKQNCCVPDVGFYSALIFIMSTSGRFKDACDIFNDMPKQNVAPDVLTYNTMISAACHHSKEEYALELLKEMEEKSCTSNVTTYTPLLKMCCVKKRMKVLKYLIDDMFLKNVSVDFSTYCLLVDGLCKSGKLEHACSFFELMVLKGMVPGDNRYLSLIKKLEQKGMTKAKQQIESLMSKAKLSPA comes from the coding sequence ATGCTTTCGACTCAAAAAATTGCTAAGAGATTTGTGTGTTTTTGGCCTCGAGGAGCTAGACATGTTTATGGTGCTCATCAAAATATCAATAGCCATACTCAATCAATTGGTCCTTTCTTTTGCACTTTTTCGGAGTCACCAAATGCTGATACCCTCAATGTTGTTGAGTCACCAGAGCTTCCTAATTGGGTTAAGTTTTGTGAACATGAAAACCCTTCTGTTGTAGAAGcagatgatgattttgttttaCCCAAAATTTCCATATTGGCCGACACCCAAAAGCTACATGCTGATCATGGTAAGCATGTCAAACGCATGGTAGGTGAAATTGTGGATAGTGACGTCAATAAGTTGGCAGAAGTTTTGAAGAGATTGTTTGAGTCTCCCACTGCTGTTGGCTATGCCCTTGCTGAGTACAATCGAATTGATTTATCCGAGAGCTTGGTTGAAAAGATTTTGCTGAAATTTTGTAATGACTGGATCCCTGCATTTGGGTTTTTCAAATGGGCCAAAGGTCAAACTGATTTTATGCCTTCAGAGAACTGTTACAATTTGATGGTTGATATACTGGGGAAGTTAAAGAAATTTGAATTAATGTGGGAGTTGCTCGAGGAGATGCATAAGTTGGGAGGGTTAGTTTCAATTGTCACAATGAGTAAAGTTATCAGAAGACTTTGTAGAGCTCGGAAATGTGATGATGCTGTTGAGGCATTTAAGAAATTTGAGCACTTTGGCCTGATTAAAGACACTTCAGCAATGAACATACTAATGGATTCTTTGGTGAAAGAAAGGGATGTTGAGCGGgctcaaaatatatttttggaGTATAAGGATGAAATAGCCCTGAACagtcgcactttcaatatcttGATTCATGGTTGGTGTAAAGCCAAGAAATATAACGAAGCAAGAAAAGTAATGGAAGAGATGGAAAAACATGGTTGTCTTCCTGACGTGGCATCATATACTTGTTTTGTTGAGTCATATTGCCAAGCAAAAGATTTCAGGAAGGTTGATGAGATTTTGAATGAAATGCAGCAAAAAGGTTGTCCCCCTAATACAGTGACTTATACTATTGTGATGCTTGCTTTGGGGAAAGCCAAAGAAATAAATGAATCCTTGGAGATCTATGAGAAGATGAAGCAAAATTGCTGCGTTCCTGATGTTGGGTTCTACAGTGCCTTGATTTTCATCATGAGCACTTCTGGAAGGTTTAAGGATGCTTGTGATATTTTCAATGATATGCCAAAGCAGAATGTTGCTCCTGATGTCTTGACATACAATACCATGATCTCTGCTGCTTGTCATCATTCAAAAGAAGAATATGCTCTGGAATTACTCAAAGAAATGGAGGAGAAATCTTGTACATCCAATGTTACGACTTATACACCATTGCTGAAAATGTGCTGTGTGAAGAAGAGAATGAAGGTGCTCAAGTATTTGATAGATGACATGTTTTTGAAAAATGTTAGTGTTGACTTCTCAACATATTGCCTTCTGGTGGATGGGTTATGTAAGAGTGGGAAACTGGAGCATGCATGTTCCTTCTTTGAAC